One stretch of Rhizorhabdus dicambivorans DNA includes these proteins:
- a CDS encoding WGR domain-containing protein, translated as MKGAILPDPIELVALDPARNIRRRYSIVARFDLFGMIVVETRWGRVGARGQAQHHAFDDHAAADRHIAATLRRRGTAENRIGVVYKTMTPASGSAEAG; from the coding sequence ATGAAAGGCGCAATTCTCCCTGACCCGATCGAGTTGGTGGCGCTCGATCCGGCACGCAACATCCGGCGGCGTTACAGCATTGTGGCTAGGTTCGACCTGTTCGGCATGATCGTGGTCGAAACCCGCTGGGGCCGGGTTGGGGCGCGTGGTCAGGCCCAGCACCATGCCTTCGACGATCATGCGGCGGCCGACCGTCATATCGCCGCGACCTTGCGCCGGCGCGGCACCGCCGAGAACCGGATCGGGGTGGTCTATAAGACTATGACACCCGCCAGCGGTTCGGCCGAGGCCGGCTAA
- a CDS encoding DUF6118 family protein produces MDEDDREGEDGAARAFAQLGREVSLLRAAVEGLTAARETIDIPDYEPTLERTEKILVALVHQIDGLAKKPAMTLTPETMGQRLNASVADATRELQHQVQSAKSAMAGAAHDLQNMVASARRGDEQNMWLIWAGMGGLVFGLFLYALMGGPIARLAPASWQWPERVAARVLDEPSIFDAGQHLMRTANADGWRAIVAGANLVKDNSEAIDRCQQQAAKAKKAVRCTIDVKVTE; encoded by the coding sequence ATGGACGAGGATGACCGGGAAGGCGAGGATGGCGCGGCGCGTGCGTTCGCCCAGCTAGGGCGTGAGGTGTCGTTGCTGCGCGCGGCCGTGGAGGGATTGACCGCCGCGCGCGAGACTATCGACATTCCCGACTATGAGCCGACGCTGGAGCGCACCGAAAAGATATTGGTGGCGTTGGTCCACCAGATCGATGGCCTCGCCAAGAAGCCGGCGATGACGCTCACCCCGGAGACGATGGGGCAGCGTTTAAACGCTTCGGTCGCCGATGCGACACGGGAATTGCAGCACCAGGTTCAATCGGCGAAATCGGCGATGGCGGGTGCGGCGCACGACCTGCAAAACATGGTCGCATCCGCGCGCCGGGGCGACGAGCAGAATATGTGGCTGATATGGGCCGGCATGGGCGGCCTGGTGTTCGGATTATTCCTCTATGCGCTGATGGGCGGGCCGATCGCGCGTCTCGCGCCGGCGAGCTGGCAATGGCCCGAGCGTGTGGCGGCGCGCGTGCTGGACGAACCCTCGATATTCGATGCGGGACAGCATTTGATGCGAACCGCCAATGCGGACGGGTGGCGCGCGATCGTCGCCGGGGCCAATCTGGTGAAGGATAATAGCGAGGCGATCGACCGATGCCAGCAACAGGCCGCGAAGGCGAAGAAGGCGGTGCGCTGCACGATCGACGTGAAGGTGACGGAATAG
- the traA gene encoding Ti-type conjugative transfer relaxase TraA, which translates to MAIYHFSAKIISRANGSSAVASAAYRAAERLHDDRLGRDHDFSNKAGVVHSEIMAPQGAPERLNDRATLWNEVEAREKRKDAQLAREVEFSIPRELNQQQGVQLAREFVEKQFVERGMVADMNVHWDLGKDGQPKPHAHVMLSMREVGPEGFGQKVREWNSTALLQEWREAWADHVNERLAELDIDARIDHRTLEAQGIDLEPQHKIGPAASRMPDQGLEAERVEDHARIARENGEKIIARPEIALDAISRQQATFTRRDLAQFAFRHSDGKDQFDQVMSAVRTSPELVALGKDGRGEDRFTSRDMIDTEQRLERAGDRLAGREAHGLPAMEQSLRSTAGSEGLKLGSQQEAALAHITGGKDIAIVVGYAGTGKSTMLGVARDEWERAGYQVRGAALSGIAAEGLEGGSGIQSRTIASMEYQWGQGRELLGPRDVLVIDEAGMIGTRQMERVLSEASQAGAKVVLVGDAEQLQAIEAGAAFRSLAERYGAAEINEVRRQHEDWQRDATRALATGRTGEAIHAYEQHGMVHAAETREAARAELIDTWDAQRLADPDKTRIILTHTNAEVRDLNLAARDRLRDAGELGQDVRISAERGVREFASGDRIMFLKNERGLGVKNGTLGQVVRVSPDSMAVRLDDGRRVAFDLKDYAHVDHGYAATIHKSQGVTVDQGHVLATPGMDRHSAYVALSRHREGAQIHYGRDDFADVSRLVRTLGRERAKDMASDYPMYRDRDAEAQSFADQRGLSGEIRVADAPERKGVELLGPRAGTMRQMGEDPRAVRDAGDRGAGDAKAAAERQLRRGMFGGLKLSAERPAPAQERAQGDKPKRGMFAGLKLDATPATPAPAKAHEQNQDRAFVRAVEWASRSSEAVLQSRASGAPVLEHQKVALERAVQALDQIRPGASDDMVAAYRRDPVLLHDAAAGRSGPMIEAMRQEARVRADPALRADRFVERWQQLSQDRDRLYRAGDMTGREKAGKEMAGMAKSLERDPQVESILRDRLRELGLEIGMSQSRDLGRELSRGLEIGRDRGMSR; encoded by the coding sequence ATGGCGATCTACCATTTCTCGGCCAAGATCATCAGCCGCGCCAACGGATCGAGCGCCGTTGCCAGCGCGGCCTATCGCGCGGCGGAACGGCTGCACGATGACCGACTCGGGCGCGACCATGATTTCTCGAATAAGGCCGGCGTCGTTCATTCGGAAATCATGGCTCCGCAAGGTGCGCCAGAGCGTTTAAACGATCGCGCGACCTTGTGGAACGAGGTCGAGGCCCGCGAGAAGCGCAAGGACGCGCAGCTTGCCCGCGAGGTCGAGTTCTCGATTCCGCGCGAGCTGAACCAGCAGCAGGGCGTCCAGCTTGCCCGCGAGTTCGTCGAAAAGCAGTTCGTGGAACGCGGCATGGTCGCGGACATGAATGTGCATTGGGACCTGGGGAAGGACGGGCAACCCAAGCCGCACGCGCATGTCATGTTGTCGATGCGCGAAGTAGGGCCGGAGGGCTTCGGCCAGAAGGTGCGCGAGTGGAACAGCACGGCGCTCTTGCAAGAATGGCGCGAGGCCTGGGCCGATCACGTCAACGAGCGGTTGGCCGAGCTGGATATTGACGCCCGCATAGATCATCGGACGTTGGAGGCGCAGGGGATCGACCTAGAGCCGCAACACAAGATCGGGCCGGCTGCGTCGCGGATGCCCGACCAGGGGCTTGAGGCCGAGCGGGTCGAGGACCATGCCCGGATCGCGCGCGAGAATGGCGAGAAGATCATTGCGCGGCCCGAGATCGCATTGGATGCGATCTCGCGCCAACAGGCGACGTTCACCCGGCGCGACCTGGCGCAGTTCGCGTTCCGCCACAGCGACGGCAAGGATCAGTTCGATCAGGTGATGAGCGCGGTACGGACCTCGCCCGAGCTGGTGGCGCTGGGGAAGGATGGGCGCGGCGAGGATCGCTTTACCTCCCGCGACATGATCGACACCGAGCAACGGTTGGAGCGCGCCGGCGATCGGCTTGCAGGACGGGAGGCGCATGGTCTCCCGGCGATGGAGCAGTCCTTACGGTCCACCGCCGGGAGTGAGGGCCTTAAGCTGGGGAGCCAGCAGGAAGCCGCGCTGGCGCATATAACAGGGGGCAAGGATATTGCCATCGTCGTCGGCTATGCTGGCACCGGCAAATCGACCATGTTGGGCGTTGCGCGCGACGAATGGGAGCGGGCCGGCTATCAGGTACGCGGTGCGGCGCTGTCGGGGATCGCGGCCGAGGGCTTGGAAGGCGGCTCCGGCATCCAGTCGCGCACGATCGCCAGCATGGAATATCAGTGGGGCCAGGGCCGCGAGCTGCTAGGCCCGCGTGACGTGCTGGTGATAGACGAGGCCGGGATGATCGGCACGCGCCAGATGGAGCGCGTGCTGTCCGAGGCAAGCCAAGCAGGGGCGAAGGTGGTCCTTGTCGGCGACGCCGAGCAGTTGCAGGCGATCGAGGCCGGCGCGGCGTTCCGGTCCCTTGCCGAGCGCTACGGGGCGGCCGAGATCAACGAGGTTCGCCGCCAGCATGAGGACTGGCAACGCGACGCGACGCGGGCGCTGGCGACGGGTCGAACCGGCGAGGCGATCCATGCCTATGAGCAGCACGGCATGGTCCACGCGGCCGAGACGCGCGAGGCGGCGCGGGCCGAGCTGATCGACACATGGGACGCGCAGCGGCTTGCCGATCCCGACAAGACGCGGATCATCCTCACCCACACCAATGCCGAGGTTCGGGATTTGAACCTGGCCGCGCGCGATCGGCTGCGCGACGCCGGCGAGCTGGGGCAGGACGTGCGGATTTCGGCCGAGCGGGGCGTGCGGGAGTTCGCCAGCGGCGACCGCATCATGTTCCTCAAGAACGAGCGCGGACTAGGCGTGAAGAACGGCACGCTGGGCCAGGTCGTGCGCGTGTCGCCCGACAGCATGGCGGTGCGGCTTGACGATGGCCGCCGCGTCGCATTCGACCTGAAAGATTATGCCCATGTCGATCATGGCTATGCCGCGACCATCCACAAATCGCAGGGCGTGACGGTCGATCAGGGGCATGTGCTGGCGACGCCGGGGATGGACCGCCATTCCGCCTATGTGGCGCTGTCGCGGCACCGTGAGGGAGCGCAGATCCATTACGGCCGCGATGACTTCGCCGACGTGTCCCGGCTTGTCCGCACGCTGGGGCGCGAGCGGGCGAAGGATATGGCGTCTGACTATCCGATGTATCGGGACCGGGACGCCGAGGCGCAGTCGTTCGCCGATCAGCGCGGGCTGTCGGGCGAGATCCGCGTTGCGGATGCACCCGAGCGGAAGGGCGTGGAGCTTCTAGGTCCGCGGGCGGGCACCATGCGCCAGATGGGCGAAGATCCACGCGCGGTTCGCGATGCCGGCGACCGCGGCGCTGGCGATGCGAAGGCCGCGGCCGAGCGACAGCTGCGGCGCGGTATGTTCGGCGGGTTGAAGCTGTCGGCCGAGCGCCCAGCGCCGGCGCAAGAGCGCGCGCAGGGCGACAAGCCGAAACGCGGCATGTTCGCCGGCTTGAAGCTCGACGCGACGCCGGCGACGCCGGCGCCGGCCAAGGCCCACGAGCAGAACCAGGACCGCGCCTTTGTCCGCGCCGTCGAGTGGGCGTCGCGCTCGAGCGAGGCGGTTTTGCAATCCCGCGCATCGGGCGCGCCCGTCCTCGAGCATCAGAAAGTCGCGCTCGAGCGCGCGGTGCAGGCGCTCGACCAGATCAGGCCGGGAGCGTCGGACGATATGGTCGCGGCCTACAGGCGCGATCCAGTCTTGCTGCACGACGCAGCGGCGGGGCGCAGCGGCCCGATGATCGAGGCGATGCGCCAAGAAGCGCGCGTGCGCGCCGATCCTGCCTTGCGCGCCGATCGGTTCGTAGAACGCTGGCAACAGCTCTCCCAGGACCGCGACCGGCTTTATCGCGCCGGCGACATGACGGGCCGTGAGAAGGCGGGCAAGGAAATGGCGGGCATGGCGAAAAGCCTTGAGCGCGATCCACAGGTGGAATCGATCCTGCGCGACCGCTTGCGCGAGCTGGGGCTAGAGATCGGCATGAGCCAGAGCCGCGACCTTGGCCGCGAATTGTCGCGGGGGTTGGAGATCGGCCGCGATCGAGGAATGAGCCGATAG
- a CDS encoding conjugal transfer protein TraD: protein MRKVRDYDAELRALNDKARTLKAKKVQQLGELVTFTGADALDLDTLAGALIAAVESTSADEREAWRVKGAAFFQRRGRKARKGDAGNRQGGGEAATGDVPR from the coding sequence ATGCGGAAGGTGCGCGACTATGACGCAGAGCTGCGGGCGCTGAACGACAAGGCGCGCACGCTCAAGGCGAAGAAGGTGCAGCAGCTCGGCGAGCTGGTCACGTTCACCGGGGCCGATGCGCTCGACCTCGACACGCTGGCCGGCGCGCTCATCGCCGCCGTGGAATCGACCAGCGCGGACGAAAGGGAGGCGTGGCGCGTGAAGGGCGCGGCCTTTTTTCAGCGGCGCGGGCGCAAGGCTCGCAAGGGCGATGCTGGCAACCGACAAGGCGGCGGCGAAGCTGCGACAGGCGACGTACCGCGTTGA
- a CDS encoding conjugal transfer protein TraD, producing MARRERTRHLIELGGLVQKAGLVDLTDDDRATLYGAMLDLAARARAREDGNTLALWKRRGKRAFDAEADAHDERGAS from the coding sequence GTGGCCCGACGCGAACGCACCCGCCACCTCATAGAGCTGGGCGGCCTCGTCCAGAAAGCCGGCCTGGTCGATCTCACCGACGACGATCGCGCGACGCTCTACGGCGCGATGCTCGATCTTGCCGCCAGGGCGCGGGCGCGCGAGGATGGCAACACGCTGGCGCTGTGGAAGCGGCGGGGCAAACGCGCGTTCGATGCGGAAGCCGACGCGCACGATGAACGGGGGGCATCGTGA
- a CDS encoding type IV secretory system conjugative DNA transfer family protein, with protein MEWFRQLGRALRNVARLSRRNPIWAITALTLSPIALIRHLFGVAMLFLIVGLVLGLGMPLLLGKLLGLPRDSLIYQPVMMLTGLVVILVTLRALFQPLILRYGGPDSDDTHGSARFATANETRALARADTGLLIGRDMKTRKLLRYPGTAHLLTIAPTRTGKGVGTIIPNLIDYPGPVICIDPKGENAIVTARERARFGPVHVLDPFGITGLPSAAFNPLDRIDPAGLDLADDAMTLADALVYDAPGEAGEAHWNDEAKALIAGLILHIVASELPATRTLATLRDHLTLAPQAFAALLSDMQAQGGLVARAANRHLGKSDKEASGVLSAAQRHTHFLDSPRMGQVLGRSDFAFADMKASPATVFLVLPPDRIAAYARWLRLMIAQALTDLSRGGAAPARPVLFLLDEFAALGRLDPVERAMGLMAGYGVQLWPICQDIHQLRALYRDRAGTFFSNAGALQIFSVNDHDSAKLVSDLLGQETVMFETMSRALDAEETGISFGVQHVGRPLLTPDEVRTLRPDLQLLFLAGQRPIVATKLAYHADREFAGRFDQVRRV; from the coding sequence GTGGAATGGTTCCGCCAGCTCGGCCGCGCGCTCCGCAACGTCGCCCGCCTATCGCGCCGCAATCCGATATGGGCGATCACCGCCCTGACCCTTAGCCCGATCGCGCTCATTCGGCACCTGTTCGGCGTGGCGATGCTGTTCCTGATCGTCGGCCTGGTGCTGGGCCTCGGGATGCCGCTCCTGCTCGGCAAGCTGCTCGGCCTGCCGCGCGACTCCCTGATCTATCAGCCGGTGATGATGCTCACCGGCCTGGTCGTGATCCTCGTCACCCTGCGCGCCCTCTTTCAACCGCTGATCCTGCGCTATGGCGGTCCCGACAGCGACGACACCCACGGCTCGGCCCGCTTCGCCACGGCGAACGAGACACGCGCCCTCGCCCGCGCCGATACCGGCCTGCTGATCGGCCGCGACATGAAAACCCGCAAGCTGCTGCGCTATCCCGGCACCGCCCATCTGCTGACGATCGCGCCGACGCGCACCGGCAAGGGGGTGGGCACGATCATTCCCAACCTGATCGACTATCCCGGCCCGGTCATCTGCATCGACCCCAAGGGCGAGAACGCGATCGTCACCGCGCGCGAGCGCGCCCGGTTCGGCCCGGTCCATGTCCTCGACCCGTTCGGCATCACCGGCCTACCCTCGGCCGCGTTCAATCCACTCGATCGCATCGACCCCGCCGGCCTCGATCTGGCCGACGACGCCATGACGCTCGCTGACGCGCTGGTCTATGACGCTCCCGGCGAAGCCGGCGAGGCGCATTGGAACGACGAAGCCAAGGCGCTGATCGCCGGCCTGATCCTCCATATCGTCGCCAGCGAGCTGCCCGCGACCCGCACCCTCGCCACGCTGCGCGATCATCTGACGCTCGCCCCGCAAGCCTTCGCCGCCCTGCTCTCTGACATGCAGGCACAAGGCGGCCTGGTCGCGCGCGCCGCCAATCGCCACCTCGGCAAGTCCGACAAGGAAGCCTCGGGCGTGCTGTCGGCCGCGCAGCGCCATACCCATTTCCTCGATTCCCCACGCATGGGCCAGGTTCTCGGCCGCTCGGATTTCGCGTTCGCCGACATGAAGGCATCGCCGGCGACCGTGTTCCTCGTCCTGCCCCCCGATCGCATCGCCGCCTATGCCCGCTGGCTGCGCCTGATGATCGCGCAAGCCCTCACCGATCTGTCGCGCGGCGGCGCGGCCCCTGCCCGCCCCGTCCTGTTCCTGCTCGATGAATTTGCCGCGCTCGGCCGTCTCGATCCGGTGGAACGCGCTATGGGCCTGATGGCGGGCTACGGCGTCCAGCTCTGGCCGATCTGCCAGGATATTCACCAGCTCCGCGCGCTCTACCGTGATCGCGCCGGCACCTTCTTCTCGAACGCCGGGGCATTGCAGATATTCAGCGTCAATGACCATGACAGCGCGAAACTCGTCTCCGATCTGCTCGGCCAGGAAACGGTGATGTTCGAGACCATGAGCCGCGCCCTTGATGCGGAGGAAACCGGAATCTCGTTCGGCGTGCAGCATGTCGGCCGCCCGCTGCTGACCCCCGATGAAGTCCGCACGCTGCGGCCCGACTTGCAGCTCCTGTTCCTCGCGGGCCAGCGCCCGATCGTCGCCACCAAGCTCGCCTATCATGCCGATCGCGAGTTCGCGGGCCGGTTCGATCAGGTGCGGCGCGTTTAA
- a CDS encoding replication initiator protein A: MTIDPSPSLFDTPPPAVDGDDRTPLLPVRHPNQDLFICDVLDAIPKDDMASMEHPVFSLSTKPDNRTRRYEHNGNVIEIIPSGKGLATIHDKDILIYCISQLVAKMNQGEQPSRTVRLQAYDMLVATNRQTSGEGYRLMADALTRLRGTTVRTNIQTGGIEETRIFGLIEEAKITRKTFDGRMLDLEITLSEWVYRSVISKNVLTLHRDYFRLRKPFERRMYELARKHCGMKDEWKIGLELLQKKCGSNSPIRVFRALVKKVCEHDAEHGHFPDYAVTMDDDVILFRNRSGLKASPPIAASAGDDAPYIDSETMHDAKTAAPGYDVYALYDEWVSWWHDMGKPELKSPAGAFLGFCKKRHERKPLR, encoded by the coding sequence ATGACGATAGACCCCTCCCCTTCCCTGTTCGACACCCCGCCCCCCGCCGTGGACGGCGACGATCGCACGCCCCTGCTGCCGGTGCGGCATCCCAACCAGGACTTGTTCATCTGCGACGTGCTGGACGCGATCCCGAAGGACGACATGGCCTCGATGGAGCATCCGGTGTTCTCGCTCTCCACCAAGCCCGACAACCGGACACGGCGCTACGAGCATAACGGCAACGTCATCGAGATTATCCCCTCGGGCAAGGGCCTGGCGACGATCCATGACAAGGACATATTGATCTACTGCATCTCGCAGCTCGTCGCGAAGATGAACCAGGGCGAGCAACCTAGCCGCACCGTTCGCCTGCAAGCCTATGACATGCTCGTCGCCACCAACCGGCAAACCAGCGGTGAAGGCTATAGGCTGATGGCCGACGCCCTCACCCGCCTGCGCGGAACCACGGTGCGGACCAATATCCAGACCGGCGGCATAGAGGAAACGCGGATTTTCGGCCTGATCGAAGAAGCCAAGATCACGCGCAAGACATTCGATGGCCGGATGCTCGATCTTGAAATCACCCTGTCGGAATGGGTCTATCGCTCTGTTATCAGCAAAAACGTCCTGACCCTGCACCGGGATTATTTCCGGCTCCGCAAGCCGTTCGAGCGGCGCATGTATGAGCTGGCCCGCAAGCATTGCGGCATGAAGGACGAATGGAAGATCGGGCTAGAGCTGCTACAGAAGAAATGCGGCTCCAACAGCCCGATCCGGGTTTTCCGGGCCTTGGTCAAAAAGGTCTGCGAGCATGACGCGGAACACGGCCATTTTCCCGACTATGCGGTGACGATGGACGATGACGTGATCCTGTTCCGCAACCGCTCCGGCCTCAAGGCGTCGCCGCCGATCGCCGCCAGCGCCGGCGACGATGCGCCCTATATCGACTCGGAAACCATGCACGACGCCAAGACCGCCGCGCCAGGCTATGACGTTTACGCGCTCTATGACGAATGGGTGTCGTGGTGGCACGACATGGGCAAGCCCGAACTCAAAAGCCCTGCCGGAGCCTTCCTCGGATTCTGCAAGAAACGGCACGAACGCAAGCCATTGCGCTGA
- a CDS encoding ribbon-helix-helix domain-containing protein: protein MSRKGSLLALRDRDPAPSPASAEPEGRAVAPIAASTGPGPASSPVAPSRQGKKAMTGYFSPEMSFAMHMTARKHGMSLQDAMAEAFNDWLRKMGESPVGK, encoded by the coding sequence ATGAGCCGGAAGGGATCATTGCTTGCATTGCGGGATCGCGACCCCGCGCCGTCGCCGGCGTCGGCCGAGCCGGAGGGGAGGGCGGTCGCGCCGATCGCCGCCAGCACCGGCCCAGGCCCCGCCAGCAGCCCGGTTGCGCCGAGCCGTCAGGGCAAGAAGGCGATGACGGGCTATTTCAGCCCGGAAATGTCGTTCGCCATGCACATGACCGCCCGCAAGCATGGCATGAGTCTACAGGATGCAATGGCCGAGGCGTTCAACGACTGGCTGCGAAAGATGGGGGAAAGTCCTGTAGGCAAGTGA
- the parA gene encoding ParA family partition ATPase, with the protein MPTIAIISQKGGAGKTTLALHLAAAAEDSGHTALVIDLDPQATASQWAAWRQDAPPVVIDSAPPRLAAKIEQATAQGAQFIVIDTPPHADSAASAAVEAADLVLIPCRPSAFDLAAIKTTASLVKMRGKPAFVIFTAGSPTAPRMYEEAAQLVQDYGLDACPHHIADRAAFRHAAAEGKTAMEIEPSGKAADEVQQLYKWTCGHVNMQASRKWRASA; encoded by the coding sequence ATGCCAACAATCGCGATTATCAGTCAGAAAGGCGGCGCGGGGAAAACCACCCTCGCCTTGCACCTGGCCGCCGCCGCCGAGGATTCCGGGCATACCGCGCTGGTGATCGACCTAGACCCGCAGGCGACGGCGAGCCAATGGGCGGCATGGCGGCAGGATGCGCCCCCGGTCGTGATCGACAGCGCGCCCCCTCGCCTCGCCGCCAAGATCGAGCAGGCGACGGCGCAGGGCGCGCAGTTCATCGTGATCGACACCCCGCCCCATGCCGACAGCGCCGCCAGCGCCGCCGTCGAGGCGGCCGACCTGGTGTTGATCCCCTGTCGGCCTAGCGCGTTCGACCTAGCCGCGATCAAGACGACCGCCAGCCTTGTGAAAATGCGCGGCAAGCCCGCTTTCGTGATCTTCACCGCAGGAAGCCCGACCGCGCCGCGCATGTATGAGGAAGCCGCGCAGCTCGTGCAGGATTATGGGCTGGACGCCTGCCCGCACCATATCGCCGACCGCGCCGCCTTCCGCCATGCGGCGGCCGAGGGGAAAACCGCAATGGAGATCGAGCCAAGCGGGAAAGCGGCCGACGAGGTGCAGCAGCTTTACAAGTGGACATGCGGGCATGTAAATATGCAAGCATCTAGGAAATGGAGGGCCAGTGCATGA
- a CDS encoding putative toxin-antitoxin system toxin component, PIN family: MKRVVLDTSVIATALRSQTGASFALLRAVEYGRLKILATPSLFLEYEDVLKRPEQRQVTGLSLQDVNELLDELAALVEPVEVHLLWRPQLRDPDDEMVLEAAINGRADALVTYNIRDFRGAAPRFGIRLMQPAELLKEL, from the coding sequence ATGAAAAGAGTCGTATTGGACACCTCGGTTATCGCCACGGCGCTGCGGAGCCAAACGGGAGCCAGCTTCGCCCTGCTGCGGGCCGTCGAGTATGGCCGCTTGAAGATACTGGCCACGCCGTCGCTGTTCCTCGAATATGAGGACGTGCTGAAAAGGCCAGAACAACGGCAAGTGACGGGGCTGTCATTGCAGGACGTGAATGAGCTGCTGGACGAACTGGCGGCGCTTGTCGAGCCGGTGGAGGTTCATTTGCTATGGCGGCCGCAACTGCGCGACCCGGACGACGAAATGGTGTTGGAAGCGGCTATTAACGGGCGAGCCGATGCGCTTGTGACCTACAATATCCGTGATTTCAGGGGCGCGGCCCCGCGCTTCGGAATCCGGTTGATGCAGCCCGCCGAACTGTTGAAGGAGTTATGA